A section of the Veillonella criceti genome encodes:
- a CDS encoding RAMP superfamily CRISPR-associated protein — MNEASVIQKIKIEGTVELMSPLIIGAGDGAVGASVEVDSQVVKDKAERPFIPGTSLAGALRHWAWNTTNSTVALKDELDEDFDEVGISSILFGDFNSKIGSTQSAIIINDIVLEDANIVFREGVAIDSVVNVGIDGHKYDFEVVERGATGKLHIEITLRRVHENYLSELEQLIKTLVDQLKAGIRLGGSTTKGFGKIASSDITAYFYDFSKFEEVKQWLCNKPSSNQYEGSLSNVSFATNTFYADIEGRIDSSLIIRDYGIDFKGEKINAVQFKSGKNGHLLPTIPGTTVKGVLRKQAEYICRRLGIDESKLDPLMGIDLDFRTKQGAKSRFIVDEVYISEGVKEVKQSRIRVDRFTGGVIDSALFTNIPLWQEKESGNNVKIHFEIERCQEWEAGLALCLIKDICTGRIPFGGEKSIGKGRIIGESVNIRYDGQEFNIKSFGENNEDDSELLNLYLEEFASLGEGV; from the coding sequence ATGAATGAAGCGAGTGTTATTCAAAAAATAAAGATTGAAGGTACGGTAGAATTAATGTCGCCACTTATTATTGGGGCTGGTGATGGTGCTGTTGGAGCAAGTGTCGAAGTTGATTCACAGGTAGTAAAGGATAAGGCAGAGCGCCCATTTATTCCAGGAACCTCTTTAGCTGGTGCATTACGTCATTGGGCTTGGAATACGACAAATAGTACAGTAGCGTTGAAGGATGAGTTAGACGAAGATTTTGATGAAGTTGGGATTAGTAGTATTTTATTTGGTGATTTTAATTCAAAAATAGGCTCTACTCAAAGTGCTATTATTATTAATGACATTGTGTTAGAAGATGCTAATATTGTATTTCGGGAAGGCGTTGCTATTGATAGCGTTGTTAATGTTGGTATTGACGGACATAAGTATGATTTTGAGGTTGTAGAACGAGGGGCAACTGGAAAACTCCATATTGAGATTACATTAAGAAGAGTTCATGAAAATTATTTGTCTGAATTAGAACAGCTAATTAAAACTCTTGTTGATCAATTAAAAGCGGGTATCCGATTAGGTGGGTCTACGACTAAAGGATTTGGTAAAATTGCTAGTTCAGATATAACAGCCTATTTTTATGATTTTTCAAAATTTGAAGAGGTAAAACAGTGGTTGTGCAATAAGCCTAGTAGTAATCAGTATGAAGGTAGTTTGAGTAATGTTTCCTTTGCTACGAATACATTTTATGCTGATATAGAGGGACGTATAGATTCTTCGTTAATTATTCGAGATTATGGTATAGATTTTAAGGGCGAAAAGATTAATGCCGTACAATTTAAAAGTGGTAAAAACGGGCATTTATTACCAACAATTCCGGGCACTACCGTAAAAGGTGTTCTTCGTAAACAAGCTGAGTATATATGTCGGCGCTTAGGGATTGACGAAAGTAAATTAGATCCATTGATGGGCATTGATTTAGATTTCAGAACTAAACAGGGCGCCAAGAGTCGCTTCATTGTAGATGAAGTGTATATTTCAGAAGGTGTTAAAGAAGTGAAACAATCTCGAATCCGCGTTGACCGCTTTACGGGTGGTGTTATTGATTCTGCGTTATTTACTAATATACCTTTGTGGCAGGAAAAAGAGTCTGGTAATAATGTGAAAATTCACTTTGAGATTGAACGTTGTCAGGAATGGGAAGCTGGTTTGGCACTTTGTTTAATTAAGGACATATGTACAGGACGCATTCCATTTGGTGGTGAAAAATCCATTGGTAAAGGACGAATTATAGGTGAGTCTGTCAACATTCGCTATGATGGGCAAGAATTTAACATAAAGAGTTTTGGAGAAAATAATGAAGATGATTCAGAACTATTAAACTTGTATTTAGAAGAATTTGCAAGTTTGGGAGAGGGAGTGTGA